Within the Beduinella massiliensis genome, the region TGGGAGGGACTTGGGCATTCCTGTCGATCTCAACATGATCACCTCCGACAGCTTCAGCACCGACCAGATTGCGGTGAAGGTCACAGCGGGAGAATTGGACGCGATCTCGTCCAATATGCCGCTCACCACCTGGAACACGTTCATCCAGAAACATATGCTGATCCCGCTCGACGATCTGCTTGCCCAGTATGGTCAGGATATTTTGGCGCAAGTGGACAGCAAGTTATGGGATCCCTACAAGGTAGACGGCAAGATCTACCTGATTCCAATTCAGGCACCGGTTCCGTTTTATTGCAGCACCTGGGTGCGCATGGACCTGTTCCGCAAGTATGGCATCGACACCGTACCTGCCACGGTCAGCGAACTGCTGGAAGGGATTCGCACCGTCGTGAACAACGAGCCGGATCTGGTCGGCCTGACAGGCGGCCATATCACCTGGATTTACAATTCCGGTCCTATGAACTTCCATCTCGTAGATGCGGACGGAAATCAGACCTTGACCAATGCAGAAGGCACCGCTATGGTAAATCACTATGCAACCGACCTAGGCATCACGGTATATTGGGAAGACGAAGGCTTCAAGCAATGGCTGCAGCGCCAGGTAGACGCTTACGCAAGCGGCATTCTGGATCCTGAGATCTTCACCACGACCTTTGACCATGCGGATCAGCTGAAAGCCTCTGACCGCGTTGTGTGCATCGGCGATAGTTACGGGTTCCAGTCCACAGCCGACAAGAAAGCCGGACTGAATCCGGACACCCCTCTTGCCGAAGGCGCGAAACCACAGGAGTGGGCATTGCTAAGCAATCTGGTAAACGATATAAACGGCGGCGCAACCACTTGGCAGTATGGGTATGAAACCGGCATGTTTATCGGCCTGGTCGCTTCAACGGAGCATCCCGAAGAGGTCATCAAGGTTCTGAACTGGTGCTGCGCATCCCGTGAGAACTGGGCTCTCGCGAACTATGGCATCGAAGGCAAGCATTATACCTACACCGACGACGGCAAGATCAAATTCGTTCGCGACGGCTCAGACAACAAGGTTGTATCGGGGGGTTTAGGCGGTATGGTCGGCAACCTGTACTCCGACTGGTGGGTTCCGCTGACAGAAAATTTTGAAGGCACCGACTGGAAGAAGATCTTCGAGCCAGCGCCCACGACCCAAACCTGGATTGCCTGCGACGGCTTCATAAACTATCAGTTTGAGACCGACGCTACCAGTGGCGCGGACATGCAGACCATCTCCTCCGAAGCGTTGGTGAATATCATCACCGGCAAGGTGGAGCTGCAGGCCGGCCTGGATGAGATGGTGAAGAACCTGAAGCAAGCGGGTTATGACCAGTGGTACGCTGAAAAGAACGCGCAGTATTGCGAAGGCATGGGCATCAAGTAATCAAAGCAGGCGGCGAATGACAAAGCGCCCATTGCCAAGATCGCCGGGAGAAGGGGTGAAACCGCCCCTTCTCCTCCCGTATATTTTGGAGTATTCAGAGCATGAAATATGTAACACGCCCATTGACGCTTTCCAAGCGCCTTATTCTGACCTTTACGGCAGTCATTATACTGACGTTAATGTTGGCCGGCGCCTTTTGTTATCAACAGACGAGACAGGTCATACAAAGCAATCAGCTCGAAACGATGACCCACTTGATGAGCAAAATGGCCGGCAGCCTCGGCACGACGCTAGCCAACGCCATCGGTATCACCGAACAGGTACTCTACGCCGATGACGTCTATGATTCCATGTTTCAAGAAAACGTGACGATCTCCAGCAACCAGGTAGGAACATTCAAGCATATCCAGCAGTACCTTT harbors:
- a CDS encoding extracellular solute-binding protein; translated protein: MKRVLACFLSALLLLSCATLTMAEERTGEPIKLNLFSLNGDYNTANGEEAKKAVEEAIGRDLGIPVDLNMITSDSFSTDQIAVKVTAGELDAISSNMPLTTWNTFIQKHMLIPLDDLLAQYGQDILAQVDSKLWDPYKVDGKIYLIPIQAPVPFYCSTWVRMDLFRKYGIDTVPATVSELLEGIRTVVNNEPDLVGLTGGHITWIYNSGPMNFHLVDADGNQTLTNAEGTAMVNHYATDLGITVYWEDEGFKQWLQRQVDAYASGILDPEIFTTTFDHADQLKASDRVVCIGDSYGFQSTADKKAGLNPDTPLAEGAKPQEWALLSNLVNDINGGATTWQYGYETGMFIGLVASTEHPEEVIKVLNWCCASRENWALANYGIEGKHYTYTDDGKIKFVRDGSDNKVVSGGLGGMVGNLYSDWWVPLTENFEGTDWKKIFEPAPTTQTWIACDGFINYQFETDATSGADMQTISSEALVNIITGKVELQAGLDEMVKNLKQAGYDQWYAEKNAQYCEGMGIK